Within the Miscanthus floridulus cultivar M001 chromosome 2, ASM1932011v1, whole genome shotgun sequence genome, the region CGCCATGACGTCGCGCGCCTGGTCACGGCACGGCTTGATTACTTCACCGTCGCCCGCCACTACTGTACGTGCACTAGAAAGGCGCACGTTCTTCTCATCTCGGAAACGGCCAAGAACGGGGTGGATGATAAAAAAAACGCGCGAAATTTCTCGATAAGGGAAAGGGGAAAACACGCTTCAGCCGTCGCTTGGCTCCGCTCTGTCGTGCGTTTGGGTGTGTTGCTTTGCTTCCCTCTGCGGGGCTACCGCGTGAGTTTGGGGCCTCCTTCTGCTTCCCCCATGCTGTGCCCTGTCACGGCATCTCTGCGGAGGATTCCACTGATTTGAGCTTGGTCTCGGACTCTCGGTACGGAATCTTCCCCCCAATTTTTTTTTTCCTGTTTGCTGGGAGAGCCGATCCCCGTTCCTTGCGGAGCCTGAAATTCCTGCTGGGTTGAGCAGCGTCCGTCCTCGTCCTTGTGCTTGACGAATGAGCGGCGTTTACGCTCGGATGCCTCACGTAGCAGCCACAAAATCGTCGTGCAAAAGGCTTGAATctttgccgccgccgccctcatCCTAACCCTCCATGGAGGTCTCCACCATCAGCTtctcgtccccgtccccgtccccgtcgccGCCGTCCCTGTCCCCTtccccgccgccgcagcagcagccgcgggCCACGCCGGCGGACCTCGAGGCCGTGGGCCTCCGCCGCCTCAGCGACAACCTGCAGCGCCTGCTCGACCCGGCCTTCCTCAACTGCGCGGACGCCGAGATCGCGCTCGCCGCGGCCAAGGGCGGCGCCGCCGTCGGCGTCCACCGCTGCATCCTCGCCGCCAGGAGCGCCTTCTTCCTCGACCACTTCGCCTCCCtcccggccccggccccggccgcGGCAGCCGCCGGCGAGAGGCCCCGCTTCGAGCTCGCCGacctcgtccccggcggccgcCACATCGGCCACGACGCCCTCGTGCCCGTCCTCGGCTACCTCTACACCGGCCGCCTCAAGTCCCCGCCGCAGGAGGCCACCGTCTGCATGGACGATGCGTGCGGCCACGGGACCTGCCGCCCCGCGATAGACTTCGTCGTCGAGTCCATGTACGCCGCGTCTGGCTTCCAGATCTCCGAGCTTATCTCCCTCTTCCAGGTACACTCACCGCTGACCAAACATATAATTTAGCTGCAAAATGTGTAACGGGACACTCCATTAACCCACTGGTGCTTGCAAATTGTTTGTCCTTCCATCCATGCTGTGACGAAAATTTGCAATTCTGACCACCGCGAATTCTCCTGCTGCAGCGCCGTCTCTCTGACTTCGTTAGCGAAGCGCTGGACGAGGATGTGGTGCCGATTATTCATGTTGCTTCCACCTGCGACCTTCAGGACCTGCTCAATCAGTGTATCCAGAGGGTTGCGGTCTCCACTCTCGATAGCCGGTACCTCGAGAAGGAGCTTCCGGATGACATATACTGCAAGATCAAGGAAATCCGCCGGAGCGCGTTTCATGGCGAATCATCAGAGAATGCCATTCTGGACCCTGAGCATGAGAAGAGGGTCAGAAACATCCTCAAGGCCTTGGATTCTGACGACGTTGATCTTGTTGGCctgctgttgaaggagtcgaCGGTGACCTTGGATGATGCATTCGCAATACACTATGCTGCAGCCTACTGTGAGCCCAAAGTGTTTGCGGAATTGCTGAAACTGGATTCTGCTAACGTGAATCTGAAGAATAACAGTGGATATACACCACTGCACATAGCTTGCACGAGGAGAGAACCGGACATCATTCTTTCGCTCGTGGAGAGGGGAGCCTCTGTGCTGGAGAGGACCCTAGATGGGCGTGATGCCCTTACTATCTGCAAGAGACTAACAAGCGAGAAAGACTGCAATAGGAAGTTGGAGAAGTACGAGGAGAAAAGTAAGGCTTACTTGTGTATTGACATATTGGAGCAAGAACTTAAGAGGAAATCCTTCATTTTGGACCCGATCTCTATAGAGGAGTCGATTGCCACACCTTTGTTAGTTGataattttcacatgaggctcaTTAACTTGGAAAACAGAGGTTTGCTTATAATCCCTCTTGTCTTAATTTTTTTAGTGATTAATACATTGCATTTATAGTTTTCCCCATCCGCCTCTCTAAGACCACTAAAAGGCAATTAGTAGGGGTACTTGGTGGAAAACGGTG harbors:
- the LOC136538460 gene encoding BTB/POZ domain and ankyrin repeat-containing protein NPR3-like; amino-acid sequence: MEVSTISFSSPSPSPSPPSLSPSPPPQQQPRATPADLEAVGLRRLSDNLQRLLDPAFLNCADAEIALAAAKGGAAVGVHRCILAARSAFFLDHFASLPAPAPAAAAAGERPRFELADLVPGGRHIGHDALVPVLGYLYTGRLKSPPQEATVCMDDACGHGTCRPAIDFVVESMYAASGFQISELISLFQRRLSDFVSEALDEDVVPIIHVASTCDLQDLLNQCIQRVAVSTLDSRYLEKELPDDIYCKIKEIRRSAFHGESSENAILDPEHEKRVRNILKALDSDDVDLVGLLLKESTVTLDDAFAIHYAAAYCEPKVFAELLKLDSANVNLKNNSGYTPLHIACTRREPDIILSLVERGASVLERTLDGRDALTICKRLTSEKDCNRKLEKYEEKSKAYLCIDILEQELKRKSFILDPISIEESIATPLLVDNFHMRLINLENRVAFARIFFPSEAKLVMRIAQADSTEEFAGITNFSKLKEVDLNETPTMQNRRLRERLDALTKTVELGRRYFPHCSDVLDKFLNEESTDLIFLETGTPEDQRVKRMRFSELKEDVRKAFTKDKAAVAAIASSASSSSSPRCEGRGRSNRKLRPSR